The Qingrenia yutianensis genome includes a window with the following:
- a CDS encoding carbohydrate ABC transporter permease yields the protein MNKIKKSVGDRAFDAFNIVLQTLVAVVMIYPMLYVLFASLSDPVEFVSHKGVLWHSIGFTFGSYKSAFQNPMLLKGYSNTLFVLIFGVAVNIIMTICGAYFLSRKNVKYQKIISIYIIITMFLNGGMIPFYFVVKSVGLENSLWSLILPTAVNTFNLMILRVAFASVPDSLEESAKLDGANHLTIMLKIVLPVSKASIAVIILYYAVANWNAWFNAMLFLIDRPKYPLQLVLREILINNDTSAMTGGADVGELEFVGETIKYAIIIISTLPILCLYPFIQKYFTKGVMIGAVKG from the coding sequence ATGAACAAAATTAAAAAAAGCGTCGGCGACAGAGCGTTTGACGCATTTAACATAGTTTTGCAGACGCTCGTTGCGGTTGTTATGATTTATCCTATGCTTTACGTGCTGTTCGCGTCGCTGAGCGACCCTGTGGAATTTGTGTCGCACAAGGGCGTTTTGTGGCACAGTATCGGGTTTACATTCGGCTCGTACAAGTCGGCATTTCAAAATCCTATGCTTTTAAAGGGATATTCAAACACGCTTTTTGTGCTGATTTTCGGCGTTGCGGTAAATATAATTATGACAATATGCGGTGCGTATTTTTTATCGCGAAAAAACGTTAAATATCAAAAAATCATTTCTATATACATAATAATCACAATGTTTCTAAACGGCGGTATGATACCGTTTTACTTCGTTGTAAAGTCGGTGGGACTGGAAAACAGTCTGTGGTCGCTGATACTGCCCACGGCGGTTAACACGTTTAACCTGATGATACTGCGCGTCGCGTTTGCGTCTGTTCCCGACAGTTTGGAGGAGTCGGCAAAGCTTGACGGCGCAAACCATCTTACCATTATGCTCAAAATCGTTCTTCCCGTAAGCAAGGCGAGCATTGCGGTTATCATTTTGTACTATGCGGTTGCAAACTGGAACGCGTGGTTTAACGCTATGCTGTTCTTGATAGACCGTCCGAAATATCCGCTCCAGCTGGTTTTGAGGGAAATTCTTATCAACAACGACACCTCTGCAATGACGGGCGGTGCGGACGTGGGCGAGCTTGAATTTGTGGGCGAAACTATAAAATATGCGATTATCATAATTTCGACACTGCCCATTTTGTGCCTGTATCCGTTTATACAGAAATATTTCACAAAAGGTGTTATGATTGGTGCGGTAAAGGGATAA
- a CDS encoding AraC family transcriptional regulator produces MQKYYTERQDKTNFSSAKFLSINSCERSHLTGNPYTVLRSRGRVDFQIIYVNSGVLKAEADGKNILAKKGDVIIYKPHEKQCYTFDMPDIETYWVHFSGIGAEEILKRADLWIKSVYTLTGGHRITELFDEMIKEKTLKNRRYEMICEAKLIEIIAEISRFATSGTNAEKPPQKLIYGIIEKMRGDFAQNIQIEEYAKLCGLSRSRFEHLFKEVTNLTPHGYLTKIRLDKACYLLSNTNLNVSEISDMTGFADPLYFSRLFRKKFGTPPSGYRKKYEKFL; encoded by the coding sequence ATGCAAAAATATTATACCGAAAGGCAGGATAAAACAAATTTTTCATCGGCAAAATTTTTGAGTATAAACAGCTGTGAGCGGTCGCACCTTACAGGCAATCCGTACACCGTGCTGAGAAGCCGCGGACGCGTGGATTTTCAGATTATTTACGTTAATTCGGGCGTTTTAAAGGCAGAGGCGGACGGCAAAAACATACTCGCAAAAAAAGGCGACGTTATAATTTACAAACCGCACGAAAAGCAGTGCTACACCTTTGATATGCCCGATATTGAAACATATTGGGTGCACTTTTCGGGCATAGGCGCGGAGGAAATTTTAAAGCGCGCGGATTTATGGATAAAATCGGTGTATACACTTACAGGCGGACACAGAATAACCGAGCTTTTTGACGAAATGATAAAAGAGAAAACGCTCAAAAACCGCCGGTACGAAATGATTTGCGAGGCAAAACTCATTGAAATAATCGCGGAAATTTCGCGGTTTGCAACGTCCGGCACAAACGCGGAAAAGCCGCCGCAAAAGCTTATTTACGGCATAATCGAAAAAATGCGCGGTGACTTTGCGCAAAACATACAAATTGAGGAGTACGCAAAGCTTTGCGGATTGAGCCGTTCGCGGTTTGAGCATTTGTTCAAGGAGGTGACAAACCTCACACCGCACGGGTATCTGACAAAAATTCGGCTCGACAAGGCGTGCTATCTGTTGTCGAACACAAATCTCAACGTTTCGGAAATCAGTGATATGACGGGTTTTGCCGACCCGCTTTATTTCAGCCGTCTTTTCCGCAAAAAATTCGGCACACCGCCTAGCGGATACAGAAAAAAATATGAAAAATTTTTGTAA
- a CDS encoding family 4 glycosyl hydrolase — translation MKFAFIGAGSLQFTTSCMRDLLTFEAFKDAEFALMDTNAENLKNITHVCEKIAEVMECPRVKITPTTDRIEALKGADGVLCTVFNGDVDIWRHEIEIPKKYGVDINVGDTRSVSGIFRALRNIPLMLYICADIEKYCPNAVFLNYTNPMAMLCGAMQKHSNVEVTGLCHSVQGTVKMLAEWLEIPKEEIVYKCMGVNHQAFYTVLKHKGKDLYPLLREKLKDEEFYNKEIVRNEMFLKLGYYVTESSGHNSEYNQWFRKRPDLIEKYCTHGTNWNPGEYAFSLNLRLDRKANTKKQYDEFLEKGIDKEKSIEYAANIFNARLGDGKPFVFNGNVLNHGSIPNLPYDACVEVPVVADFMGFKTTIAGNLPEHLAILVNTTARIENLVVEAAMKKSKEMVYEAVYMDPLSSAVLSLDEIRNMCDEIFEKNVDYLGDYK, via the coding sequence ATGAAATTTGCTTTTATCGGCGCCGGAAGCTTGCAGTTTACCACAAGCTGTATGCGCGACCTTTTGACGTTTGAGGCGTTTAAGGACGCGGAATTTGCGCTTATGGACACAAACGCGGAAAATCTTAAAAACATCACGCACGTCTGCGAAAAAATCGCGGAGGTTATGGAGTGCCCGAGGGTTAAAATCACCCCGACAACTGACAGGATTGAGGCGCTCAAAGGCGCGGACGGCGTTTTGTGCACGGTTTTCAACGGCGATGTTGACATTTGGCGCCACGAAATTGAAATTCCCAAAAAATACGGCGTTGACATAAACGTGGGCGACACAAGGAGCGTTTCGGGAATTTTCCGCGCTCTGCGAAACATTCCGCTTATGCTGTATATTTGCGCCGACATTGAAAAATACTGCCCCAATGCGGTGTTTTTAAATTACACAAATCCTATGGCTATGCTTTGCGGAGCTATGCAAAAGCACTCAAACGTTGAAGTTACGGGACTTTGCCACAGCGTACAGGGCACGGTTAAAATGCTTGCCGAGTGGCTGGAAATTCCGAAAGAGGAAATTGTTTATAAATGTATGGGCGTAAACCACCAGGCGTTTTACACAGTGCTGAAGCACAAGGGAAAAGACCTTTATCCTCTTTTGCGCGAAAAACTCAAAGACGAGGAATTTTACAATAAAGAAATTGTACGAAACGAGATGTTTTTAAAGCTTGGATATTACGTCACCGAGTCGAGCGGACACAATTCCGAATATAACCAGTGGTTCAGAAAACGTCCCGATTTGATTGAAAAATACTGCACGCACGGCACAAACTGGAATCCGGGCGAATATGCGTTTTCGTTAAATCTCCGCCTTGACAGAAAGGCAAATACCAAAAAGCAGTATGACGAATTTTTGGAAAAAGGCATAGATAAGGAAAAAAGCATTGAATACGCGGCGAACATTTTCAATGCGCGCCTCGGCGACGGCAAGCCGTTTGTGTTTAACGGAAATGTGCTCAACCACGGTTCAATTCCCAATCTTCCGTACGACGCGTGCGTTGAAGTTCCGGTTGTTGCCGATTTTATGGGATTTAAAACCACGATAGCGGGAAATCTGCCCGAACATCTTGCAATTTTGGTCAACACAACCGCGAGAATAGAAAACCTTGTTGTCGAGGCAGCTATGAAAAAAAGCAAGGAAATGGTTTACGAAGCTGTTTATATGGACCCTCTTTCGTCGGCAGTGCTGAGCCTTGACGAAATACGGAATATGTGTGACGAAATATTTGAAAAGAATGTTGATTATCTCGGCGATTACAAGTAA
- a CDS encoding S-layer homology domain-containing protein, producing the protein MKKSLALCVGLLFVFSSYSASAQITVNKISGKTVSADISVSPDYERNFAAAVIMPYGAEKDNIKIEDGTIKNTFYISKETDEDGNAALEFTLPDGFENGQYMLVSYDNGKKCVSRIGIADDSFDTDLALINSAKSASELKDAVENFTNFNIDNEIFSTHGEKICGYVFGEKTNYTKDEFIKAYFTAEALSRYNAKEVPFYEFLTEYTAYLGVDYKNTFGTLPENGFDAADKLFSAKSQNIGLDLSETLLNIFEIAEIKGCKTAEEISKVYLANAVSRKVDMTDFNKLDSYKKESLFLEMISKISDSDTLSEIDGVFLSLANGLANPADGKPSSGGGSSNRVSSGVSANVQPILPDSTKSDFSDISEHWAKDYIKALAGDGIINGFSDNTFKPDNSITRAEFTKIACKAFGINGGADCGFSDVSASDWFYESVCSAKSAGIITGYDGIFNPNGFITREDASVMINRILNLSADKNALFSDADEISDYAVQAVNALYENKILSGYSDSTFKPKGNITRAEAAAVVARTKK; encoded by the coding sequence GTGAAAAAGAGTTTGGCTTTGTGCGTTGGACTTTTGTTTGTCTTTTCGTCATATTCGGCGTCCGCGCAGATAACGGTAAACAAAATTTCGGGCAAAACAGTGTCGGCGGACATAAGCGTATCGCCCGATTACGAGAGGAATTTTGCAGCCGCCGTGATTATGCCGTACGGCGCGGAAAAAGATAATATCAAGATTGAGGACGGCACAATAAAAAACACGTTTTACATATCAAAAGAAACGGACGAGGACGGGAATGCGGCTTTGGAATTTACGCTCCCCGACGGTTTTGAAAACGGGCAGTATATGCTTGTTTCGTATGACAACGGCAAAAAATGCGTCAGCCGTATCGGCATTGCGGACGACAGCTTTGACACCGATTTGGCATTGATAAACAGCGCAAAATCCGCGTCGGAACTAAAAGATGCGGTTGAAAATTTTACGAATTTTAACATTGATAATGAAATTTTTTCAACTCACGGCGAAAAAATATGCGGATATGTTTTCGGCGAAAAAACAAATTACACAAAAGATGAATTTATAAAAGCATATTTCACTGCCGAGGCGCTTTCGCGTTACAACGCAAAAGAAGTTCCGTTTTATGAGTTTTTGACCGAATACACGGCATATCTCGGTGTTGATTATAAAAACACGTTCGGCACTCTTCCCGAGAACGGTTTTGACGCGGCGGATAAGCTTTTTTCGGCAAAATCGCAGAATATCGGTTTGGATTTGAGCGAAACGCTTTTAAATATTTTTGAAATCGCCGAAATAAAGGGGTGCAAAACCGCGGAGGAAATTTCAAAGGTTTATCTTGCAAACGCGGTATCGCGCAAGGTCGATATGACCGATTTCAACAAGCTTGACAGCTACAAAAAAGAAAGTCTTTTTCTTGAAATGATTTCAAAAATATCGGACTCCGACACGCTTTCCGAAATTGACGGTGTATTTTTGAGCCTTGCAAACGGCTTGGCAAATCCGGCCGACGGAAAACCGTCCTCGGGCGGAGGTTCGTCAAACAGGGTATCGTCGGGAGTGAGTGCAAACGTTCAGCCGATTTTGCCCGACAGCACAAAGAGCGATTTTTCGGATATTTCGGAGCACTGGGCGAAAGATTACATCAAAGCTCTTGCCGGCGACGGCATAATAAACGGATTTTCCGACAACACGTTTAAGCCCGACAACAGCATAACGCGTGCGGAATTTACAAAAATCGCGTGCAAGGCGTTCGGCATAAACGGCGGTGCGGACTGCGGATTTTCCGATGTTTCGGCATCTGACTGGTTTTATGAGAGCGTATGCTCGGCAAAGAGCGCCGGCATTATAACGGGTTACGACGGTATATTCAACCCGAACGGATTTATCACGCGCGAGGACGCGTCGGTGATGATTAACAGAATTTTAAACCTTTCCGCGGATAAAAACGCCTTATTTTCCGACGCGGACGAAATTTCGGATTATGCCGTGCAGGCTGTAAATGCACTTTACGAAAACAAAATTTTGAGCGGATATTCCGACAGTACATTTAAGCCCAAAGGAAACATCACAAGGGCAGAGGCCGCGGCGGTAGTCGCGCGGACGAAAAAATAA
- a CDS encoding ABC transporter permease has translation MQSIERKISGTLDKDRGISGMKREFKKNGILYLIVLPVIVYYFIFHYMPLYGLLMAFQDFSPRRGISGSDWVGLTHFINFFKSPDFARVVTNTLRISLSCLVFEFPAPIIMAILINELNGKYFKRTIQTISYLPHFISLVVICGMIKTFVEPDGIIGSVFAKITGNGSSMLSQSKMFLPIYVVSNIWQSIGWESIIYLAALMNIDPQLYEAADIDGAGKIAKIMKITLPSIAMTVVTMFILRVGRIMSVGYEKIILLYNPAIYDRSDVISSLVYRMGFSNQNWSYSAAVGLINSAVNMILLITTNTVSRKMTDTGLW, from the coding sequence ATGCAAAGCATTGAAAGAAAAATTTCGGGCACATTGGATAAAGACCGCGGAATTTCGGGAATGAAAAGAGAATTTAAGAAAAACGGAATTTTGTATCTTATCGTTCTGCCCGTGATTGTTTACTATTTTATATTTCACTATATGCCGCTTTACGGTTTGCTTATGGCGTTTCAGGATTTCTCGCCGAGGCGCGGAATTTCGGGAAGCGACTGGGTGGGACTTACACATTTTATAAACTTTTTTAAGTCGCCCGATTTTGCAAGAGTTGTGACAAACACACTTCGCATAAGCCTTTCCTGCCTTGTGTTTGAGTTTCCTGCGCCGATTATTATGGCAATTTTAATAAACGAGCTTAACGGAAAATATTTCAAGCGCACAATTCAGACAATATCCTATCTACCGCACTTTATTTCGCTTGTCGTAATATGCGGTATGATAAAAACGTTTGTCGAGCCGGACGGAATTATCGGCAGTGTTTTTGCGAAAATCACGGGTAACGGCTCGAGTATGCTTTCGCAGAGCAAAATGTTTCTGCCGATTTACGTTGTGTCAAACATCTGGCAGAGCATAGGCTGGGAGAGCATTATATACCTTGCCGCGCTTATGAATATCGACCCCCAGCTTTACGAGGCGGCGGATATCGACGGCGCGGGAAAAATTGCAAAAATTATGAAAATCACTCTGCCCTCCATTGCAATGACTGTTGTAACAATGTTTATTTTGAGAGTCGGAAGAATAATGAGCGTGGGATACGAAAAAATTATTCTTCTTTACAATCCCGCAATTTACGACAGGAGCGACGTTATATCCTCGCTCGTTTACAGAATGGGTTTTTCAAACCAAAACTGGAGCTACAGTGCGGCGGTGGGACTTATCAATTCGGCGGTTAATATGATTTTGCTGATTACGACAAACACCGTCAGCAGAAAAATGACCGACACAGGGTTGTGGTAG
- a CDS encoding extracellular solute-binding protein — protein sequence MKKAKTKILRCVSGAAAGIMLISSLAGCGKNKQTGKEGGGEISCWMPLTSNMALYTSNYGETELAKELEKRTGVKVNYIHPPQGQESEKFSILVASTDLPDIIEYNWVTYPGGPAKAIKEGVITDIGKYRDKAVNLFKYLDANEEIYKMVTTDNKEVFSFPFIRGDKSLGYSTGLILRGDWLKELGLEIPRNIDEWETVLTAFKDKKGAKSPFSALTVDYFASGFDATSDYYAEDGKVKFGPLDPQFKEFIVKMRDWYKKGLIDQSFTTLDGKAKETNILNGFSGATSGSVGSGIGKWMAAAKTEGFSLEGAPFPTSDLSKPAKFGVYQIQVTPTARSFDAISTSCKDMDSAIKFLDYGYSDEGRMLYNFGIEGVSYKMENGYPKYTDLILKNPENKSMTVALSNYARSYDAGPFIQDVRYMEQYAALDEQKSALKTWSNTEAYEHTLPNLYVKTEELNEFAQLNNDIDTYFDEMMMKFIIGAEPLENYDKMIEQLHKRGIDRLLEMRQSAYDRYLNK from the coding sequence ATGAAAAAAGCAAAAACAAAAATTTTAAGATGCGTCAGCGGTGCGGCGGCCGGCATAATGCTCATTTCGTCACTTGCAGGGTGCGGAAAAAACAAGCAGACGGGCAAAGAGGGCGGCGGAGAAATTTCGTGCTGGATGCCTCTTACAAGCAATATGGCGCTTTATACATCAAACTACGGCGAAACAGAGCTTGCAAAAGAGCTTGAAAAACGCACGGGGGTAAAGGTTAACTACATTCATCCGCCCCAGGGACAGGAAAGTGAAAAATTCAGCATACTTGTTGCATCGACCGACCTTCCCGATATTATCGAATATAACTGGGTTACATATCCCGGCGGTCCGGCAAAGGCAATAAAAGAGGGAGTTATTACCGACATAGGCAAATACCGTGACAAGGCGGTTAACCTTTTTAAATATCTCGACGCGAACGAAGAAATATATAAAATGGTTACAACCGATAATAAGGAAGTATTTTCTTTCCCGTTTATCCGCGGTGACAAGAGCCTCGGATACTCGACGGGACTTATTTTAAGGGGCGACTGGCTCAAAGAGCTTGGTCTTGAAATTCCCCGAAATATAGACGAGTGGGAAACGGTGCTCACCGCGTTTAAAGACAAAAAAGGCGCAAAATCCCCGTTTTCGGCTTTGACGGTTGATTATTTTGCAAGCGGATTTGACGCGACGAGCGACTATTATGCCGAGGACGGCAAGGTGAAATTCGGTCCGCTCGACCCGCAGTTTAAAGAATTTATAGTAAAAATGCGCGACTGGTATAAAAAAGGTCTTATCGACCAGAGTTTTACCACACTTGACGGAAAAGCGAAAGAAACAAACATTTTGAACGGTTTCAGCGGTGCAACGTCCGGCTCGGTCGGCTCGGGCATAGGCAAATGGATGGCGGCGGCAAAAACGGAGGGCTTTTCGCTTGAGGGTGCGCCTTTCCCGACGTCGGATTTAAGCAAACCGGCAAAATTCGGCGTGTATCAAATTCAGGTTACGCCCACCGCAAGGTCGTTTGACGCGATTTCCACCTCGTGCAAAGATATGGATTCGGCGATTAAATTCCTCGACTACGGCTACAGCGACGAGGGCAGAATGTTATACAATTTCGGCATTGAGGGCGTAAGCTACAAAATGGAGAACGGCTATCCCAAATATACCGACCTTATTTTGAAAAATCCCGAAAACAAGTCTATGACTGTTGCGCTCTCGAATTACGCGCGTTCATACGACGCAGGCCCGTTTATTCAGGACGTAAGATATATGGAACAGTATGCGGCGCTCGACGAGCAGAAAAGCGCGCTGAAAACTTGGTCGAATACCGAGGCGTACGAACACACGCTTCCCAATCTTTATGTAAAAACCGAAGAGCTTAACGAATTTGCACAGCTCAACAACGATATTGACACGTATTTTGATGAAATGATGATGAAATTTATCATCGGCGCAGAACCGCTTGAAAATTACGACAAAATGATTGAACAGCTTCACAAAAGAGGCATAGACAGACTTCTTGAAATGCGCCAGTCTGCCTATGACAGATATTTAAACAAATAA